ACTTTAACGATCTGCACGTTAACGCTCTGATCGACAAATCCACCACAGCAATTCTGAAACACTGCGCCAGCGGTAAACACCTGACCAAAGTTGAGCTGTCCGTCTGTAAAGCCGGTGGCCAGCAGGTGGAATACTCTCGCATTACCCTGGAAGACGTTCTGGTAACGTCTGTTCAGTACACCGGTGCAGACAACGGCGATACCGTTGGTGTGACCTATGCATTCCAGGCTGCGAAAGTGAAACAGCAGTACTGGGAGCAGACCACCTCTGGTGGTAAAGGTGCTGAAAGCAGCGCTGGCTGGAACATCAAAGAAAACAAAGAAGCATAATAGTAGTGGGTCCGAAAGGGCCCACTTTTTCCTGAGCTTCTTTTCAAGGAGAAACAAGATGTCTCATATGCGTCCTGCTTTTGGTGCCGCCTGGAACCGATTTAAAGAAGTGAACGTCAACGTAGAACAGGTTGGCAAGTTATTGGGGGGGAAAGTTCAGCATAATATAGATGCTGGTATTTTTAAAAATGCCTGCCCCATTCGTATGAGCTATGTTTTAAATTATTGTGGCATTCCAGTTCCTTCTAATAGTAAATATGCAACTGTGACCGGGAGCGACAAGAAGCGATATATGTTCCGTGTTAAAGATATGATTGCTTTTTTACCCACGGTATTGGGAAAAGCTGACATATCTGTTTCTTCTCCAACCCCAGCACAATTTGCGGGCAAGCAAGGTATTATTATTTTTACCGGGCATGGCTGGCTTGATGCAACCGGGCATGTAACACTCTGGAACGGAAATATTTGTTCGGATGATTGTCATTTCCTTGGCTCACCGGGTAATGGTTCATTTATCCCTACTAACGCAACCTTCTGGAGCCTGAAATGAAAAAGCCATTGCTCTTTGTCTTAGCCTTCGTTGCCTCCGCCGCAAATGCCCAGACGTTGCCTGATATCAGTACTTTTTCTCAACAACAAATCTTCGAAAACTGGGTGCAGAATCGATGCATCGGTAAGATTGCGGACAGTAAAAGCCTGAAAGAAGATGCTGACGCCAGCGCCGCGGCATGGCTGGAAGCAAGCAATCTGCCTGCTGAGAATTTTGAAAAAGCTGATGAGGTGATTGTTTCTTTACTGAAACAGAAGGTAGGTGGTACCGAGCCTGGTCATTATCAGATATTGAAGTGCACCTTGATCGCTAATAGTGACGCTATTCGACCACTCAAATCCTCAAAGTAGTAAAGATGAAATCGGCCCCAAACGCCGCCGTTCTCACCCCTGAGAGCGGCAGCGTTTGAGCGCTAATCATACCAGCAGGAATACGCCATGCGATTCACGATTATTTCTACGAAACCCGGTCATCAGCCGCCGCAGAGCAGTTGTGATTTTTATGCCCCCGGGGGCACTATTGGGCGCGGTACGGATAACAATCTGGTACTGCCGGACAATGACCGCACCATCTCGCGCCTGCAGGCTATTGTTCACGTTGACGCCCAGGGCGAATGCCGCGTGACCAACCGTGGCAGCGTCACCCGCGTGGTTTTGAACGACATCCCGCTGGAGCGGGGGCGTCAGGTAGAGCTGCAGGACGGGGATATTCTCGGTATTGATGACTACCGCATCGAAGTGACGGAACTTATCCACGACACGCAGCCGGTGAGCCGCATGGCCGCCAGTATGCAGCAGCAGGCTCGCCCGACAGTGGCGCCGACACCTGCTCCACAGCCAAAGCCAGCCAGTGCCGCACCGCGCGGCAAGGCGGAACCAACGGCCGTGCCGTCGGAAATCTGGGATAGCCTGATGCAGGAGTTCTCTATCTCTGACAGCATCTCCAGCAACCGCGCGAAACCGCAGCCTGCGGCGTCTCACGATCCCTTCTCGCAACCCGCGGCACCCGAGCGTAACGCTGAAGATCCGCTGGCAATGTTCAACGACAGCGAGCCGAAGCTTGAGCGTAAGAATGTCGATCCCGACACGCTGTTCAGCGATGAAGCGTTGTTCAAAAAAGAGAGCATTTTTGACGATGTCACCCCTTCAACGCTGGTGCCGCCGGTAGAGAGCAAACCTGCGCCTGCAGAAGAGGCGACGGATGAACTCGACCCGCTGGCCCTGTTTGGTGGTTCGGCCAGCGCGCCAGCCGCACGTAACGATGATCCGCTCGGGCTGATGGGCGGGGCGCCGTTAACCCATCCGGATGAGATCGTGCCTGAGCCATCTGCACCCGCGCCAGAGCCAGAGGCCGTACCGCAGGACGATCCGCTGGCGGATTCTCCGCTGTTTGCCCCTGAGCCACAGGATCCACCGCGTGTGGAAGAGGAAGAGCCGGTACGTACCGATTACGCAGGCTTTACCATGCCTACGCCGCAGGCCGTCGCACGCAGCAGCGCACAGACGCCGAAGGGACGTCTGCGTATCGACCCGGTCAAAAACGCGGCAGCGCCAAGCGCTACGGCGCAAAACGGTGAGAAAGGCGAGGTGCTGCAGGGCGAGCTGCTGGAGGCGCTGCTGGAAGGGAT
This region of Enterobacter cloacae complex sp. R_G8 genomic DNA includes:
- a CDS encoding type VI secretion system amidase effector protein Tae4 produces the protein MSHMRPAFGAAWNRFKEVNVNVEQVGKLLGGKVQHNIDAGIFKNACPIRMSYVLNYCGIPVPSNSKYATVTGSDKKRYMFRVKDMIAFLPTVLGKADISVSSPTPAQFAGKQGIIIFTGHGWLDATGHVTLWNGNICSDDCHFLGSPGNGSFIPTNATFWSLK
- a CDS encoding T6SS amidase immunity protein Tai4 family protein, coding for MKKPLLFVLAFVASAANAQTLPDISTFSQQQIFENWVQNRCIGKIADSKSLKEDADASAAAWLEASNLPAENFEKADEVIVSLLKQKVGGTEPGHYQILKCTLIANSDAIRPLKSSK
- the tagH gene encoding type VI secretion system-associated FHA domain protein TagH, whose amino-acid sequence is MRFTIISTKPGHQPPQSSCDFYAPGGTIGRGTDNNLVLPDNDRTISRLQAIVHVDAQGECRVTNRGSVTRVVLNDIPLERGRQVELQDGDILGIDDYRIEVTELIHDTQPVSRMAASMQQQARPTVAPTPAPQPKPASAAPRGKAEPTAVPSEIWDSLMQEFSISDSISSNRAKPQPAASHDPFSQPAAPERNAEDPLAMFNDSEPKLERKNVDPDTLFSDEALFKKESIFDDVTPSTLVPPVESKPAPAEEATDELDPLALFGGSASAPAARNDDPLGLMGGAPLTHPDEIVPEPSAPAPEPEAVPQDDPLADSPLFAPEPQDPPRVEEEEPVRTDYAGFTMPTPQAVARSSAQTPKGRLRIDPVKNAAAPSATAQNGEKGEVLQGELLEALLEGMGLSEMQPVPQFDRENMRQLGQILGMFSQGTVALLSSRSILKRGVKADMTMVLDDANNPFKLLPTGKTVLIQMFGTPMPGFMPPTKSVRDALIDLQAHQLGMISGIRAIIAAMLQSFNPEQLEEQAKQNGMTSRLALPGSRKAALWDYFVRSYGETAGEIEDDFHTLFGEAFLHAYDMEVNQYKDSQSGSEEK
- a CDS encoding type VI secretion system tube protein Hcp, whose product is MAIDMFLKVEGVTGESKDSNHTGWTDITSFSWGASQPGNMSVGGGGGAGKVNFNDLHVNALIDKSTTAILKHCASGKHLTKVELSVCKAGGQQVEYSRITLEDVLVTSVQYTGADNGDTVGVTYAFQAAKVKQQYWEQTTSGGKGAESSAGWNIKENKEA